The following DNA comes from Alkalicoccobacillus plakortidis.
GCCATGATTCTTTTCCTCCTCAATTGTGGTTTTAACGGATAGTCCTCCCACTACAGAAGGTTGCGCCCTGTCTAACAGGTAAGAGGAATAACCCTCAATCGCAACCTCCAGTAAACGGAACAATTAATCTTCGATCGTAATTCCCATGCTACGAGCTGTTCCTTCAACCATACGCATAGCGGATTCAACATTCGCTGCGTTGAGATCTGGCATCTTAGTTTCAGCAATCTCGCGCACTTTATCACGCTTAACAGTTGCAACTTTATTTCGGTTCGGCTCTCCAGAACCAGACTCGATTCCAGCTGCTTTTTTAAGCAATACCGCTGCAGGCGGAGTTTTTGTGATGAACGTAAAAGAACGATCCTCAAAAACTGTAATCTCAACAGGAATGATAAGACCTGCTTGATCAGAAGTACGAGCGTTAAATTCTTTACAGAAACCCATAATATTCACACCTGCTTGACCCAATGCAGGACCAACCGGTGGAGCTTGGATTCGCTTTCCAGCAGGGATTTGCAATTTAACCATTTTAATTACCTTTTTAGCCACGTGACACACCTCCTTAAGTCCGTGATGTGGTTATCCGGATGATTTTCATCCTCCCACTCAAAAAACGGATGCATTCATGCACCCGATGGCTCATGTTATCAAACCATATCAAACATGAAAATTCTATCACCTTCGCAGATAGATATCAAGTCATTTTTTAAATCTTTTCTACTTGGTTATAATCAAGCTCAACCGGAGTCTCGCGTCCAAACATGTTCACATGAACCTTAATCTTTTGTTTTTCCACTTGAATTTCTTCAATTGTTCCAACAAAATTCGCAAAGGGACCTTCTTTCACTTTCACAGATTCTTTGATATCAAAATCAATTTCTGCTCGTGGTTGTTCAACGCCCATCTGCTTAAGGATACTTTCAACCTCATCAGGAAGAAGAGCCGTTGGTTTAGAACCAACGCCAGAAGAACCGACAAATCCAGTTACTCCAGGTGTATTACGAACAACATACCAAGAGTCATCTGTCATAATGATTTCTACCAACACGTAACCAGGAAATACTTTGCGGGTTACGGTTTTTGTCTTACCATTTTTTACTTCTGTTTCTTCTTCAACAGGAACAAGCACTCGAAAGATCTTATCTGCCATATCCATAGATTCCACACGCTTTTCAAGATTTGCTTTAACCTTGTTTTCATAACCTGAATACGTATGAACTACATACCAATTTTTCTCCATTGTGGCTAGGACCAGCTAGTCCTATTCGCCTCCTTTCTAGTACTCATTTCATGCTCTAATAATACGACCGCACTCCTAGAGTAGGCGAACTAATTCCGAAATTCCCAAATCTACCACTGCAAAAAAGACAGTCATAATCGCAACGGTTGCAAGAACCACTAGTGTGTAACGTGTGAGTTCTTTGCGCGTTGGCCAACTGACTCTTCTCATCTCTTGAGCAACACTTTGAAAGAAATTACCTAATTTACCGGCCAAGGGAACACCTCCAGCACCATATAATTATGGTCATGATCAAGTCTATCTAAACAGCCGCATTCCGAAGACAAGATTCCTCAAAATAAAAAAAGAACCGCTGCATTCATTCAAATGCGGTTTAGTACAAAGACGCTATAAAAGTCGTTTCCTTATTCACAGAGATTAGTAACAGTCTATATCAATAAAGAGAACAATTATAATTACACATGCTCTTTGATACTAGCATGTCAAGAAATTTGTGTCAATCTTTGGTTAATGATTTTCAAAGCAAAAACGGCACATTGCTCCAAGCCTTGTACCGTTATTGATTCTATAGCGTAACACCTTTTAATTCCACGTAACGCTCCAAGCTTACGTTTCACCCGTTGCAGCGCATTATCGATTGATTTCACATGACGATTAAGATCAGACGAAATCTCTTGATAGGTTCTGCCATCTAGATAAAGCAGAAGGACTTGCTGTTCTAATTCACTGAGGATTTCCCCCATTTTTAATTCAATATTTTCAAACTCTTCTTGATTGATGAGAAGCTCTTCTGGATCCGTCACTCGATTTCCACAAATGACATCAAGTAATGTGCGATCTGACTCCTCGTCATAAAGAGGTTTGTCTAGAGACACATAGGAGTTGAGGGGGATATGCTTTTGCCTGGTAGCCGTCTTAATAGCAGTAATAATCTGCCGTGTGATACACAACTCCGCGAACGCCTTAAAGGAGGATAGCTTGTCCCCATTAAAGTCTCGTACAGCCTTATACAGACCTATCATTCCCTCTTGAACAATATCTTCATGATCAGCGCCAATCAAAAAATACGATCGTGACTTAGCACGAACAAAATTCTTATATTTGTTAATTAGATATTCAAGTGCCTGAGTATTTCCGAGTCTTACTTGTTCCACGAGAAAGCTATCATCAGCCTGTTCAAATCCGTTACCAGGCTTTGTAAAAGTTGGTTCAAGCTGAAGCTCTGCAGTCACAATAATACCCCCTCGGCCAAGGCCACTAACTTAATGTTTAAACGTATTATATAGCACAGTTTTCCAGGAGGTCAACCTCTCATCTCTCACCACGTCGCCATTTTTCAAAAATTTCAGTTAGCTCCTCACTAAGATAAGCATGTGTCGGTTTTTGTTGTTTCTTGGCAGTTTCGACCATTTTTGCAATTCCTTTTGTTGCCATTTCTGTCTCTATCAAAAGTTCTCTGGCTGACTTTCTCAACGCACCGCTTCCGAAAATAACAGACTGCTCCGCAAAATCGGAAGTAGCTACGTGAATGGTTGTATCCACACGCTTTAATTCCCGCACTAATCGCTCAATACGTTCATCGGCTGTCTCTAATTTCCGTGTGTAAATGACTTCAACTCGATGATTTTTATAAGACTTGCCTATACCTGAGACCATGTGTGCATCAAAAATAACGGTCACTTCGTCTCCTGAATATGCTTGGTACTCCGCCATCTTGCTAATTAAGAGATCTCTTGCCAGTTCCAGGTCTTGGTCCTTTAAATCTCGTAGCTTTGGCCATGCACCAATAATATTATAACCATCAACCAGCAGAATGGTTCTCATTGTTATCGACTTCCTAAAGGAGTACGTTTGCGGTGCACCTCATACATAAGTAAACTTGCAGCAACAGATGCATTTAGTGAGGTAACCTTACCGACCATAGGAATATAGACAAGAAAATCACACTTCTCTTTAACAAGACGGCTCATTCCTTTTCCTTCACTGCCTATAACAAGCCCTAGTGACATATCAAAGGATGCGCCACGATAATCTTCACTTGCAGAGGCATCTGTGCCTGCAAACCACACCCCGCGCTTCTTCAACTCGTCCATCGTACGTGCGATATTTGTAACCCTAACAACCGGTACGTATTCAATTGCCCCTGTAGACGCCTTAGCAACGGTCTGGGTCAGACCAACTGCACGTCGCTTCGGAATAATCACTCCGTGTGCACCTGATGCATCCGCAGTACGCAGGATCGAACCAAGGTTATGTGGATCTTCAATCTCATCTAGTACCAAGAAAAACGGTTCCTCATTTTTTGCTGCTGCACGCTCAAAGATATCATCAATCTCTGCATACTCATACGCTGCAACTGACGCCACAACGCCTTGATGATTCTCACTACCAAGTAACGACTCCAGCTTCTTTTTAGGTGCAGTCTGGACAAGTATATTCTTTTCCTTCGCCACTTGAATAACCTTACTCATTGACCCTTTTTGTGAGCCCTCCGCAATCCAAATTTTATGAATCGCATGACCAGATCGGAGCGCTTCTAAAATGGGATTCTTCCCTGCAATAAACTCATCACTCATGATTTTGTGCCCCTCCTTCAGTTCCTTCTTGTTTATTCTCAAATTCGCCTAAAGCCATTTGAATAATCTCATCTAACCGGTTTGATTCGTTTGAAACATATAAATACCCAAGTAAAGCCTCAAAGCCTGTGGAATAACGATAGGTCGTCACATTTGTATTTTTTGGCACAGAACCGGACTTGGCATTACGTCCTCGCTTAATGACCATCATCTCCTGCTCTGTAAACACGCCATTCTCTTCCAAGCGATGCACCATCTCCGCCTGTGCCTTAGCTGACACATATTGTGTCGCCTCCACATGCAGTGCATGAGGTTTTACTTTGCCCTTCGCTAACAGGTAATACCGCACGTACATATCCAGTACCGCATCACCCATATAAGCAAGAGCCAAACCATTTAATTGCTTTAAATCCGTTGTTGGTTTAATAATTTTCATGCGCGAGCTTCTCTCTTCCAACGTACCCCCTGAGGCGTATCTTCAAGCAATATACCTTGAGCTTTTAGCTGATCTCGGATGTCATCTGCTTCTTGAAAATTCCGTTCGACCCGTGCTTGGTTACGTTTTTCAATGAGTTGATCAACTTCTGCATCCAGTAGCTCTGTTTCCTGGTGAAGCTCAAGTCCAAGCACTGCTCCAAGCTCATCAAATAATGTGATAAATGCTTCTAAAACAGCCTTAGATGTTTGACGTTCACGACTGTAAATATTCGCTTCCTTTGCAGCATCAAATAATACGGAAATTCCGTTTGCGCTATTAAAATCATCATCCATTTCTGCAATAAAACGTGTGCGTAGCTCTGCAACTTTGTCTAACCAACCTGCCTGCTCTCCGAAGTCAGCCGAGTCGTTTAACCTATGCTTCATTGAGGCAAGAGCTGTTTTAATTCGTTCCAGACCATTTTTTGCTCCTTCAAGTAGTTCAGAGCTGAAATTAATTGGGCTGCGGTAATGAGCCGTCAGCATAAAGAAACGAACAACTTCTGGTGAATGCTGTCGAATAATATCATGAGCTAAAACAAAATTCCCGAGTGATTTTGACATCTTTTCATTATCAATATTAATGAAGCCATTATGCATCCAATAGTTCGCCATTTGCTTATCTGTCAAGGCTTCCGACTGTGCAATCTCATTCTCGTGGTGTGGAAACGCAAGATCTCGTCCACCTGCATGAATATCTATGGTATCCCCTAAATATTTTTTTACCATAGCCGAACATTCAATATGCCAGCCTGGTCGACCATTACCCCAAGGGCTCTCCCATGAGATTTCACCTTCTTTAGCAGCCTTCCATAGAACAAAATCAAGTGGGTCTTCTTTTCGTTCATCTACTTCAATTCTTGATCCACTTTTTAAATCATCAATTGATTGTGAGGAAAGCTTCCCATAATCTTTGAATTTTCTAGTTCGGAAATAAACATCTCCACCAGAGGCATATGCATAGCCTTTTTTCTCAAGCACTTCAATAAACTCCACTATGTCTGGAATGGTCTCTGTCACTCTTGGGTGTTTATCAGCTGGTTTTACTCCTAGTGCACATGTATCTTGATGATAAGCTTCAATAAAACGATTGGCTACATCAAACACATCTTCGCCTAATTCATTAGCTGCACGAATAATTTTGTCATCTACATCTGTAAAGTTAGAAACAAATAACACTTCATATCCGCGATACTCTAGGTATCTGCGCACCATATCATAGACAATTGGCGGACGGGCGTTTCCAATGTGAATATAATTGTAGACTGTTGGTCCACATACATACATCTTAACCTTACCTTGCTCAATCGGAACAAAGGGCTCTTTTTTCATGGTTAAGCTATTTAAAATCTGAATCGCCATACAATCTTCTCCCTTGGTTTTGTTGTTCTCTTAGCATAATCAGCTTACCTATTTATCGTGACGTATTTTCTGATTGTAAAGCTCTTTTTTTAATTTAGCCAATTCGTCTTCTAATTGTTTAAATTTATCTGCAACTGGGTCAGGTAGAATATGATGATCTAGTTCATGGTCTACTTTACATCCATTCTTCACGACAATCCGGCCCGGTATTCCTACAACCGTTGAATTAGGAGGTACTTCCTTCAACACAACAGAACCAGCGCCGATTCTTGAATACTCTCCAATTGTAAACGATCCAAGGACCTTTGCTCCACTTGAAATCATGACCCCGTCGCGCACCGTTGGATGCCTTTTTCCTTTTTCCTTACCTGTTCCACCAAGTGTTACATTTTGATAGATCGTCACATTATCACCGATCTCACAGGTTTCACCAATCACAACACCCATACCATGATCTATAAATAAACGTTGTCCAATGACCGCTGCCGGGTGAA
Coding sequences within:
- the secE gene encoding preprotein translocase subunit SecE; its protein translation is MAGKLGNFFQSVAQEMRRVSWPTRKELTRYTLVVLATVAIMTVFFAVVDLGISELVRLL
- a CDS encoding Mini-ribonuclease 3, translated to MKIIKPTTDLKQLNGLALAYMGDAVLDMYVRYYLLAKGKVKPHALHVEATQYVSAKAQAEMVHRLEENGVFTEQEMMVIKRGRNAKSGSVPKNTNVTTYRYSTGFEALLGYLYVSNESNRLDEIIQMALGEFENKQEGTEGGAQNHE
- the cysS gene encoding cysteine--tRNA ligase, whose product is MAIQILNSLTMKKEPFVPIEQGKVKMYVCGPTVYNYIHIGNARPPIVYDMVRRYLEYRGYEVLFVSNFTDVDDKIIRAANELGEDVFDVANRFIEAYHQDTCALGVKPADKHPRVTETIPDIVEFIEVLEKKGYAYASGGDVYFRTRKFKDYGKLSSQSIDDLKSGSRIEVDERKEDPLDFVLWKAAKEGEISWESPWGNGRPGWHIECSAMVKKYLGDTIDIHAGGRDLAFPHHENEIAQSEALTDKQMANYWMHNGFINIDNEKMSKSLGNFVLAHDIIRQHSPEVVRFFMLTAHYRSPINFSSELLEGAKNGLERIKTALASMKHRLNDSADFGEQAGWLDKVAELRTRFIAEMDDDFNSANGISVLFDAAKEANIYSRERQTSKAVLEAFITLFDELGAVLGLELHQETELLDAEVDQLIEKRNQARVERNFQEADDIRDQLKAQGILLEDTPQGVRWKREARA
- the cysE gene encoding serine O-acetyltransferase — encoded protein: MFKTLINDVDVVFSQDPAARSRMEVIFTYSGVHAIWAHRLAHGFWKWKLYFLAKLLAQFSRFFTGIEIHPAAVIGQRLFIDHGMGVVIGETCEIGDNVTIYQNVTLGGTGKEKGKRHPTVRDGVMISSGAKVLGSFTIGEYSRIGAGSVVLKEVPPNSTVVGIPGRIVVKNGCKVDHELDHHILPDPVADKFKQLEDELAKLKKELYNQKIRHDK
- the rlmB gene encoding 23S rRNA (guanosine(2251)-2'-O)-methyltransferase RlmB; protein product: MSDEFIAGKNPILEALRSGHAIHKIWIAEGSQKGSMSKVIQVAKEKNILVQTAPKKKLESLLGSENHQGVVASVAAYEYAEIDDIFERAAAKNEEPFFLVLDEIEDPHNLGSILRTADASGAHGVIIPKRRAVGLTQTVAKASTGAIEYVPVVRVTNIARTMDELKKRGVWFAGTDASASEDYRGASFDMSLGLVIGSEGKGMSRLVKEKCDFLVYIPMVGKVTSLNASVAASLLMYEVHRKRTPLGSR
- the nusG gene encoding transcription termination/antitermination protein NusG; translated protein: MEKNWYVVHTYSGYENKVKANLEKRVESMDMADKIFRVLVPVEEETEVKNGKTKTVTRKVFPGYVLVEIIMTDDSWYVVRNTPGVTGFVGSSGVGSKPTALLPDEVESILKQMGVEQPRAEIDFDIKESVKVKEGPFANFVGTIEEIQVEKQKIKVHVNMFGRETPVELDYNQVEKI
- the rplK gene encoding 50S ribosomal protein L11, which produces MAKKVIKMVKLQIPAGKRIQAPPVGPALGQAGVNIMGFCKEFNARTSDQAGLIIPVEITVFEDRSFTFITKTPPAAVLLKKAAGIESGSGEPNRNKVATVKRDKVREIAETKMPDLNAANVESAMRMVEGTARSMGITIED
- a CDS encoding NYN domain-containing protein encodes the protein MRTILLVDGYNIIGAWPKLRDLKDQDLELARDLLISKMAEYQAYSGDEVTVIFDAHMVSGIGKSYKNHRVEVIYTRKLETADERIERLVRELKRVDTTIHVATSDFAEQSVIFGSGALRKSARELLIETEMATKGIAKMVETAKKQQKPTHAYLSEELTEIFEKWRRGER